The Meles meles chromosome 6, mMelMel3.1 paternal haplotype, whole genome shotgun sequence DNA segment aaaacaaataatgcgGTCAAAAAATGTGGAGAAGGCATGAATAGACACATCTCCAgagagacatacaaatgaccaacacacacatgaaaaaatgctccacatctcttgccaccatggaaatataaatcaaaaccacaataagtcATTACCTTTCATgatttagaaagaataaaattaacaagacagggaacaacaaatgttggagaggatgtggagaaaggggagccctcttacgctgttggtgggaatgcaagttgatacagccaccttggaaaagaGTGTCTATATTCCtctaatgttaaaaatagaactaccctatgactcagcaatttctctactgggtatttacaccaaagatacagatgtagtgaacaaacgggtacatgcaccccaatattcataggaataatgtccacaatagtgaaactgtggaaggagctgagatttccttccacatatgaatggataaagaagatatggtccaaacatatgatggaatattactgtgCCATCAGAATGGGTGAATACTTACCATTTCATTGACTTGGATCCAACCGGAGGGTGTTATGTCAAGTagaataagttaagcagagaaagataattatcctatggtttcactctatgtggaacataaggaatagtgagGAGGACCACAGGAAAGTCAATTATCCTacggttttacttacttgtggagcataaggaataacatagaggacattaggagattaaaggaaaactgaattgcggtaaattggagggggatatGAAGCACGAGCAATGGtttactctgagaaacaaactgagggttttggagtggagggggtAGAGGAttgggtgagcatggtggtggaTATCAAGGAGgacacatatggcatggagcagtgggtgtggtgcataaacagtgaaacttggaacactgaaaaataaaaaaaatcatggagggagacaaaccatgagatactctggattctgggaaacaaacaagaTTACAGAAGTAAGGGTGGTGGGGGATGAGGTAgccaggtgatggggattaaagagggtAGGTGATacgatgagcacttggtgttatacacaactaatgaatctttgaacactacatcaaaaactgatgatgtacgaTATGTTGCCTTGtgaacattaaaaagaataaagactttattttcacctatttaaaaaatttcttttcagtgttccagaattcattgttcatgtacCAAGGAAATGagggctttgaataacacactggaccagatagacttcTTTGTGATtgatttgggccctttctctttcatttggtaAATTTAGGCAGAGGATTCTCAGGTGTATTGTGGTTTTTTCCCCAAAGTATcacgtgatatgatgagcacaGCGTTTTATACTGAAGAGATGGAgcattgaatattatatcaaaatccaatgatgtactataccttggctaattgaattagaaaaaaagtatGCAGACCTtggtttctttgatctgttctgTGTTTCTTAGTTTCTATATAATCactttctactctaatcttgctattcccttccttctgctatATTTAGGATTCAGTTGCTCTTTCTCTAGGACCTTTAGATGTAATGTTAGgtggtttatttgagatttttcttgcatCTTGAGGTGCTCCTGTATGGTGTGTATTTCTGTCTTAGGATCACCTTTGCTGCACAGAAATGACAGGATAGTGATAATGGTTTTCtagttttttcttaaatttaattttattttttcagtggagatttttttttctcattttaaaaatttatttatttattttcagtgtaacagtactcattgttttttcaccacacccagtggagATTTTatactcatgtgtgtgtgtgtgtgtgtgtgtgtgtcatcttCTGGCCCCACTGGAGGTTCTTGTGATCCACAGTGAGCGCCACTGAAATTCTTATGAAGGTTTTGTTGACCTGCATCaggatatttgtaattttttggtaTTTAAGACAAGaggagcttgaagtccggaattgtaatgccaccaactttggctttgttcttcaatattcctttggctattcgaggtcttttctggttccatataaatttgaggattatttgttccatttctttgaaaaaaatggatggtattttgatagggattgcattaaatgtgtagattgctttaggtagcatagacattttcacaatatttattcttccaatccaggagcatggaacatttttccatttttttgtgtcttcctcaatttctttcatgagtactttataattttctgtgtatagattcttagtctctttggttaggtttattcctaggtatcttatagttttgggtacaattgtaaatgggattgactccttaatttctctttcttcagtcttgttgttggtgtacagaaatgcaactgatttctgtgcattgattttatatcctgacactttactgaattcctgaacaagttctagcagttttggagtggagtcttttgggttttccacatatagtatcatatcatctgcgaagagtgatagtttgacttcttctttaccaatttggatgcctttaatttctttttgttgtctgattgctgaggctaggacttctagtactatgttgaatagcagtggtgataatggacatccctgccgtgttcctgaccttaacggaaaagctttcagattttctccattgagaatgatatttgcggtgggtttttcatagatggctttgataatattgaggtatgtgccctctatccccacactttgaagagttttgatcaggaagggatgctgtactttgtcaaatgctttctcagcatctattgagagtatcatatggttcttgttctttcttttattaatgtgttctatcacattgattgatttgcggatgttgaaccaaccctgcagccctgataaacccctggccagactcatcaaaaagaaaagagaaaggacccaaatcaataaaatcatgaatgaaagaggagagatcacaactaacaccaaagaaatacagacaattataagaacatactatgagcaactttacgccaacaaattggacaatctggaagaaatggatgcattcctagagacatataaactaccacaactgaaccaggaagaaatagaaaacctgaacaggcccataaccagtaaggagattgaaacagtcatcaaaaatctccaaacaaacaaaagcccagggccagacggcttcccaggggaattctaccaaacatttcaagaagaactcattcctattctcctgaaactgttccaaaaaatagaaacggaaggaaaacttccaaactcattttatgaggccagcatcaccttgatcccaaaaccagacaaggatcccaccaaaaaagagaactacagaccaatatccttgatgaacacagacgcaaaaattctcgccaaaatactagccaataggattcaacagtacattaaaaggattattcaccacgatcaagtgggatttattccagggctgcagggttggttcaacatccgcaaatcaatcaatgtgatagaacacattaataaaagaaagaacaagaaccatatgatactctcaatagatgctgagaaagcatttgacaaagtacagcatcccttcctgatcaagacagcatggtactggcacaaaaacagacacatagatcagtggaacagaatagagagcccagaaatcgaccctcaactctatggtcaactaatcttcgacaaagcaggaaagaatgtccaatggaaaaaagacagcctcttcaataaatggtgctgggaaaattggacagccacatgcagaaaaatgaaattggaccacttccttacaccacacacaaaaatagactccaaatggatgaaggacctcaatgtgagaaaggaatccatcaaaatccttgaggagaatgcaggcagcaacctctttgacctcagccgtagcaacatcttcctaggaacaacggcaaaggcaagggaagcaagggcaaaaatgaactgttgggatttcatcaagatcaaaagcttttgcacagcaaaggaaacagttaacaaaaccaaaagacaactgacagaatgggagaagatatttgcaaacgacatatcagataaagggctagtatccaaaatctataaggaacttagcaaactcaacacccaaagaacaaacaatccaatcaagaaatgggcagaggacatgaacagacatttctgcaaagaagacatccagatggccaacagacacatgaaaaaatgctccacgtcactcgccatcagggaaatacaaatcaaaaccacaatgagatatcacctcacaccagtcagaatggctaaaatgaacaagtcaggaaatgacagatgctggagaggatgtggagaaaggggaaccctcctccactgttggtgggaatgcaagctggtgcaaccactctggaaaacagcatggaggttcctcaaaatgttgaaaatagaactaccctatgacccagcaattgcactactgggtatttaccctaaagatacaaacatagtgatccgaaggggcacgtgtacccgaatgtttatagcagcaatgtctacaatagccagactatggaaagaacctagatgtccatcaacagatgaatggataaagaagatgtggtatatatacacaatggaatactatgcagccatcaaaagaaatgaaatcttgccatttgcgacgacgtggatggaactagagcgtatcatgcttagtgaaataagtcaatcggagaaagacaactatcatatgatctccctgatatgaggacatggagaagcaacatgggggggtaggagataggagaagaataaatgaaacaagatgggattgggagggagacaaaccataaatgactcttaatctcacaaaacaaactgggggttgctgcggggaggtgggattgggggagggggagcgggctatggacattggggaggggaagcgaaccataagagactatggactctgaaaaacaacctgagggttttgaagggtcaggggtgggaggttggggcaacctgagggttttgaagggtcaggggtgggaggttgggggaacaggtggtgggtaatggggagggcacgttttgcatggagcactgggtgttgtgcaaaaagaatgaatactgttacgctgaaaaaataaataaaatgagaaaaaaaaaaaaacatcaactATGGTCAATTTGAGCCACAGGCgacccttcttcctcttttcctgtattttccaagttttccTTACTAAGTATGtcttattgttaaaatatttcttaaaaaccccaaaaaattaaatgccatattttctcttcaaaattttCATTAACTCTTACTTGCTACCACCCTAACCTTTGAGTTAAAGTTCTAATAGATGACGAAAGAAATGATGTCAGGCGGACTGGCCTCGTGGTTCAAAAGATGACaaagggatgcttgggtggctcagttagctaagtgtctgcctttggctcaggtcatgatcccagggtcctgggattgagtcctacattgggctccctgctcagcagggagtctgctccctctccctctgcccttcccctccactggtgttctctctcactcactgtgctatctcctcccccccaaataaacaaataaatcttaaaaaaaaagaaaaaaaaaaagacaagaggaaacTAATGTAactcactcttttttcttttttgcatgttAGTATATTTGTCTTCCTGTTACAACTAAGTTTCTAAGTCAGAGAGTGAATAGGAAAGCACAGAATAATGTTGAGGAGGCTCCCTTGGGGAAACTGCTCTATGGAGAGGAAACCCCAGACCCTGACAGGAAATATGCCATAGACTCCATCTGCACCTGCTCCTGGGATTAAAGACAGAATTGGTGAGGAGTGTGCACCCTCTGCTGGTCTGATAGTCTTGTAGTTTGAGATTTGTGTCGGGGCTCACACTGATgtcccctcactgtgtctctcgcACAGTAATACACGGCCATGTCCTCGGCTCTCAGGCTGTTCATCTGCAGATACAGCGTGTTCTTGCcattgtctctggagatggtgaatcggcccttcacagagtctgcGTAGTATGTGCTACTTCCACCAGTATTAATCCATGCGAcccactgcagccccttccctggagcctggcggACCCAGTTCATTTCATAACTActgaaggtgaatccagaggctgcacaggagagtctcagggaCCCCCCAGGTttcaccaggtctcccccagactccaccagctgcacgtcacactggacacctgcagacacaagacatcCCAGTCAGGAATCTGTCATACACCCATGGTTTCTCTCACTCATATCCACTCACATACTCAATGTGTCTTGTTCTCcagaaattaccttttaaaagagcaaGAAGGAAAACCCAGCCAAGCACAAACTCCATGGTGAGTTCTCCGTGTTCTGTCCTGATCAGTGAATGAGGACACCTGGAAATCCCAGGGCTGGGACTCCTCTCTGGACTGGGCTGTTTTATTCAGCGGAAGGAAGACCCTATTTGCATGTCCTCTGAGTATATAGTTAGCTCCAGACGTAGGTTCAATTCTTAACAAGTTACAAACAAAGACTGCATTGTTTGTGGATCACTTTGTTTAGATGGCACTTTGACAATGTGCagtattcttttttgttgttgtttatttaaaaaatgcatttattgggtgcctgggtgtctcagtgcgttaaagcctctgcctttggcttaggtcatgatcctggattcctggaatcgagcccccacAATGGGCTTTCTGTTGGGACGGGAGTCTCCTtcaccctcctctctctgcctgcctctctgactacttgggatctctgtctgtccaataaataaataaaatctttaaaaatgcatttattggtAGGAAACTTTGGAACAGGACACCAATAATATAAATTCCCATTCAGAGTTAAGAATTCTATCAGAGCCAAGTTTAAATATACctttaatatatgaatgaataaactttgCAAAATTATGAAGACTATCAGTATCCAAGCTCTCTTATGCTTCCCATTGcggtgtgtctgtttttatgccagtaccataccgtttTGATGACAACAGCTTTGTAATCTAGCTTGAAATTGGAGTGTGGTGATGCCAGGTTGCTTAGTCACCtgttagctttctttcttttcttaaaaatttttatttattttttaaaatgtcctttcagTGTTCAGAATTCATTGCTTCTGCACCACACcgagtggtccatgcaatacgtgccctccacaataaccaccaccaggttcacccaacctcccaccctctcccctccaaaatcctcagttagttcctccaagtccacagtctctcatggttcatctccccctccaatttctcccaactcctttctcctctccagctccccatgtacTCTgtattccttctatttttttacgttatttatttatttatttggcagagagagagagaatgagagagggaactgaagcagagggagtgggagagtgagaagcaggcttctggctgagcagggagcccaatgtgggacttgatcccaggaccctgggaccatgaactgagctgaaggcagatgcctaatgactgagccaactaggccCCCCcccctccgtgttatttcttatgctccacaaataagtgaaactatatgataaccgactctctctgcttgaattatttcattcagcataatctcttccagtcccatccatgttgataaaaaagttgggtattcatcctttctgatggagacataatactccatagtgtatatggaccacattttccttatcctttTGTCTGTTGAATGGCATCTCAGtactttcacagtttggcgactgtggccattgctgctatgaacagtggagtacagatggcccttattttcactacatctgtatgtttttaatattctatttttttaaaaattatgtacttttaaaatttctttccagggCAATAACAGGGTCatggggagctctatttttaatttcgtaagtaatctccacactgtttccaaagtggttgtaccaacttgcattcctaccaacagtgtaaggggttcccctttctccacaacctctccaacacttgtttgctgtcttgttaattttggccattctcactggtgtaaggtggttctcaatgtggttttgatttgaatctccctgatgtatAATGATGATGAgtacttttccatgtgtctgttagccgtttgtaagtcttcattggagaattgtctgttcatgtcatgttcccattttttgatgtggttatctgttttgtgtttgttgagtttgaggagttatttatagatcctggatatcagccttttgtctgtagtgacATTTGCgagtatcttttcccattccgtgggttgcctctgttttgctgactgtttcctttgctgtgcagaagatttttttttatttcttttcagtgtaacagtattcattgtttttgcacccagtgctccatgcaatatgtgccctccctattacccaccacctggttccccaacctcccaccccccgccccttccaaaccctctggttgtttttcagagtccatagtctctcatggttcatctccccttccaatttccctcaactcccttctcctctccatctccccatgtcctccatgttatttgttatgctccacaaataagtgaaaccatatgataattgacagaACCTTTTGATATTGACAAAGTCCCAAgggttcattttcacttttgtttcctttacctttggagacatgtctttaaaGAAGTTTccgtggctgatatcgaagaggttactgcctatgttcttctctatgattctgatggattcctgtctcacgttgaggtcttttacccatttcgagtttatctttgtgtatggtgtaagtcaatggtcaagtttcattcttccacacatAGCTTTctaattttcccagaaccatgtattgaagagactgtctttttgcaCTGGatagtttttcctgctttgttgaagattatttgatcatagagttgcaggtccattacTGGCCTCTCTAGTCTGTTCTACTGGTTTATGTGTCTTTGCACTGCAATTTCATGCTGTCTTTGTGACAATAGGTTTGCAGTATATCTTAAAATCAGGAAACGTTATGCCTCCaacttggtttttctttttcaacacttccttagtAATTCAGGGTGTTTTCTGGTCCttacacattttaggattttttttttcagcacaaagtaatgaaaaacgttccatgctcatggattagaagaataaacatggttaaaaatatctatactgtCGAGGAAGACCCTGTGGCTGGGGCGCTTGCAGCCACGATTGCCCGGCCGGGGATCCGAGCCTTACTATCATCATCAGAATGTCGGGCAAAGACCGAATTGAAATCTTTCCCTCGCGCATGGCACAGACCATCATGAAGGCTCGATTAAAAGGAGCACAGACAGGTCGAAACCTCCTGAAGAAAAAATCTGATGCCTTAACTCTTCGATTTCGACAGATCCTAAAGAAGATAATAGAGACTAAAATGTTGATGGGTGAAGTGATGAGAGAAGCTGCCTTCTCACTTGCTGAGGCCAAGTTCACAGCAGGGGACTTTAGCACCACAGTTATCCAGAATGTTAATAAAGCCCAAGTGAAGATCCGAGCTAAGAAAGATAACGTAGCAGGTGTTACTTTGCCAGTGTTTGAACATTACCATGAAGGAACTGATAGTTACGAGCTGACTGGTTTAGCCAGAGGTGGGGAACAGTTGGctaaattaaagaggaattaTGCCAAAGCAGTAGAATTACTGGTGGAACTAACTTCGCTACAGACTTCCTTTGTTACTTTGGATGAAGCCACTAAGATCACCAACAGGCGGGTAAATGCCATTGAACATGTCATCATTCCCCGGATTGAACGTACTCTTGCTTATATCATCACAGAGCTGGATGAGAGCGAGCGAGAAGAGTTCTATAGgttaaagaaaatacaggagaagaaacagattctcaaggaaaaatcagagaaagacttgGAGCAACGGAGGGCAGCTGGCGAGGTGATGGAGCCTGCTAATCTTTTGGCTGAAGAGAAGGATGAGGATCTTCTGTTTGAATAATCTTTCCTGCTCTGGTTCTTTCATAAGCCCTAACATGGCACCATCTTAAATCACGATGTGTAGGTTTGGTATGTGTGGCTATTTATTTTTTGGCCTAAGAATTCGCTGGTGGTAAAATTTTCCTGGATGTTAGTTTTGGGACTACCTTTGCAAAATCCTAATCAGCAACCACTTATCACTTGAGATTTGTAGACCCTGCCCAGGAACCTGTAGAATTTATTCGGCAGAAGCAGTACCCTATTCCATGTACATCTGTTCAAGTGATCTGCTTTCCAAGCGTATTAGGAAATTCCCCTTAGGAAATAGCAGTGGCCTCGGGCCAGCTGTTGCTGTagcagcctgcttccttcctgctCCGACACTGTGGCACTGTTGTCTGAGAATGCTGCCGCCGTCCTGTGGAACCCTGGTACTTCCTCTCAAGCTTTATGAAACCTTCACTATTTTTCCTTGCATGACAGGTCTCTGTCCTGTCTGTCAGGGGAGTTCTGCCAATTTTAATGTGATTATGGTATAAACagtaaaatgatataaaaatgaaaaaaaatatctatactgtccagggcaatctatactttcagtgccatcctgatgaaaattccactggcatttttcaaaacaaGGACTTTCAATGACACACTCAATCAGACTGACTTCTTATATTGtgctttaaatcattttaaattgaaTTCAGTTCAATTAACACACAGTGCATTATCGGTTTTAGAGGTagatttagtgatgcatcagttgcctATAACATTTAGAGCTCATTCCAcgaagtgccctccttaatgccctttGGCCTGTTACCCCATACCCCACAGCCACCCCTATTTAaacacaaaattttgaaaataatttcaggatTTGGATTGGGGAAGATTCATCCTAGAATTATAgctctatttatttgttttatcacaaCATTATCTGcttagattcttttaaaaattatgttcatttaGCCACCATAGAGTACATTAttcatttttgatgtagtgttcaacaattcattaaatgtgtataacACCCACCGCTCCTCCCAGCATGTGTCCTCCTTATCGCCCATCCCCAAGTTACCTCATCCCCTGACTCCCACCCCTCAAAATCTCGGTCCGTTCCACAGAAAAACCTAttgatttatgattttatttatttggggctttctcttttccttttgagaaatctAGGCAGaggtttctcaattttattttatttttattttatttttttccaaagaactagacctttgtttttttaacctgttctgctgtttttggtttttatatcatttatttctcctctagtctttagcatttccttccttctgctgtatTTAGGCTTCAGTCATTgcactttctccagctccttcaggtgtaatGTTAGGTGGTGTCTTTTagattttccttgcttcttgaggtcTTCTTTCTTCTTGTATGCTGTGTATTTCTGTCTTAGGATTACCCATGCTAATTAGGTGAAAGTGATGAAGGTTTTATACTCTTGTGggaatgtttgtgtgtgtgtgtgtgtgtgtgtgtgtgtgtgtgtgtgtgtgtgtgtttaatgttcAGGCTCCACATCCACACTGCACTTGGTGGGATATCCGTGCTTTCTGATGTTGTCATTAACATtgatgccctgagctttgtttaaGACAGTgacatacccccccccccaaagaccctttcatcttttttctttggaTTGTTGATGTCTCTGTGGCCTCATGTGCAGCATGGACTTTACGCTCCTTCTATCAAGTTTGTACATTGAGTTGGGTGGACCTGTGATGCATACTGAGTGCCTCTGGGATTCCTGTAAAGGCTCAGTTGATGAGCATCAGGATATTTGTGATTCATTGGTATTTAGGGACAGGAATAAACAACGTGAGTGACTCtgtattttgtgcattttaatataattgttttCCCATTAGAACAAATTTTCGAAGTCAGAGAGTGAAGAGGTAAGGACAGAATCATGTGTGCAGAGAGGGCCCTGAGGGAAAGTGTTCTCTGGAGAGGAATCGCCAGATCCTGACAGGAAACTTGCCATAACCTCCATCTGCATCTTCTCCTGGGCTTAAAGACAGAATTGGTGAGGAGTGTGCACCCTCTGGTGGTCCCTATCCTCTCCTACAGTGAGGTTTCTGTCTGGGTTCACACCGATGTCCCCTAACTGTCCTGTTGCACAGTAATATATGGCAGTGTCCTTGGCTCTCAGGATGTTCATCTACAGATACAGTGTATTATTGCCATTGTCTCTGGAGATGGCGAATTGGCCTTTCACAGAGTTTCTGTAGCTTTTGCCACTTCCATCATAGCCAATGCATGTGACCCACTGCAGACCCTTCCCTGGAGCCCGGCGGGCCCAGCTCATGTGGTAACTGCTGAAGGTGAATCAagaggctgcacaggagagtctcaggatcccccaggcttcaccaggtctcccccaggccccccagctACACCTCACACTGGGCACTTGAGGACACAAGACATCCTGGTCAGGAAATTGTCACAGACTCACCGTTTCTGTTACTCATATCCACTCT contains these protein-coding regions:
- the LOC123943489 gene encoding V-type proton ATPase subunit D-like, producing the protein MSGKDRIEIFPSRMAQTIMKARLKGAQTGRNLLKKKSDALTLRFRQILKKIIETKMLMGEVMREAAFSLAEAKFTAGDFSTTVIQNVNKAQVKIRAKKDNVAGVTLPVFEHYHEGTDSYELTGLARGGEQLAKLKRNYAKAVELLVELTSLQTSFVTLDEATKITNRRVNAIEHVIIPRIERTLAYIITELDESEREEFYRLKKIQEKKQILKEKSEKDLEQRRAAGEVMEPANLLAEEKDEDLLFE